The Pygocentrus nattereri isolate fPygNat1 chromosome 2, fPygNat1.pri, whole genome shotgun sequence genome has a window encoding:
- the LOC108413827 gene encoding pulmonary surfactant-associated protein D-like yields MALFSQTFTALLLLQLELHLFGGSEAAAPQTLSCPAPAGVPGTPGHNGLPGRDGRDGRDGAAGPKGEKGELGLSVQGPPGKAGPAGRAGLVGPVGPRGPQGPKGDPGSPGSTNNDLVKSLQSELQSLKVRLSTMEKAISFPTFKRVGQKYYASNGMKGNFAEGLKFCTDAGGTLVLPRSEAENKALSAMHATLGSTYIILGTTDRETEGQFVDLNKKPLTFTSWKENEPNDYEGKEDCAGIHINAKWNDLPCGSAYTIVCEI; encoded by the exons ATGGCGCTGTTCAGTCAGACCTTCactgctctgctgctgctgcagttggAGCTGCATCTGTTTGGTGGATCTGAGGCGGCAGCTCCTCAAACTCTCAGCTGTCCTGCCCCTGCTGGGGTTCCAGGAACTCCCGGACACAACGGCCTTCCTGGACGAGACGGGAGAGACGGGAGAGATGGAGCCGCCGGACCCaaaggagagaagggagagcTGG GACTGAGTGTGCAGGGACCTCCAGGAAAGGCAGGACCAGCAGGTCGAGCAGGTCTGGTAGGTCCAGTAGGTCCACGTGGACCCCAAGGACCAAAGGGAGATCCAGGTTCACCAG GCTCCACAAATAATGACTTGGTCAAATCTCTTCAGTCAGAGCTCCAGTCTCTCAAAGTCAGGCTCTCTACAATGGAGAAAG CCATAAGCTTCCCCACCTTCAAAAGAGTTGGGCAGAAATACTACGCATCAAACGGGATGAAGGGAAACTTTGCTGAAGGTCTGAAGTTCTGCACTGATGCTGGTGGCACTCTGGTTTTACCAAGAAGTGAAGCTGAAAACAAAGCTTTATCTGCAATGCATGCAACTTTGGGTTCAACCTACATAATACTCGGtacaacagacagagagacagagggtcAGTTTGTAGATTTGAACAAAAAACCTCTGACCTTCACCAGCTGGAAGGAAAATGAGCCCAACGATTATGAAGGGAAAGAGGACTGTGCTGGCATTCACATTAATGCCAAGTGGAATGACCTACCCTGTGGTTCAGCTTACACCATTGTGTGTGAGATatga
- the LOC108413832 gene encoding mannose-binding protein C-like, protein MRSVLYLVSFWISSWSTQAQDLMSPTVDILTELGKLRTMEEKLKAMEKEIKELRRENAELQALKVRVSTMEKAAGFPIFKTVGQKYYVSNGMKAKFDHALKFCTDTGGSLALPRSEAENVALSVMHATLDSTYILLGTTDRETEGQFVDLNKKPLTFTSWMPNEPNNHHGNEDCVGIHTNAKWNDLPCDLDYHFVCELTI, encoded by the exons ATGAGGTCTGTTCTGTATTTGGTCTCATTTTGGATCTCTTCATGGAGCACACAGGCTCAGGACCTCATGTCACCGACTGTGGACATTCTGACGGAGCTGGGGAAACTCAGGACCATGGAGGAAAAGCTAAAAGCCATGGAGAAGGAAATAAAGGAACTCAGGAGAGAGAACGCAG AACTCCAAGCTCTCAAAGTCAGGGTCTCTACAATGGAGAAAG CTGCAGGTTTTCCCATCTTCAAGACAGTTGGGCAGAAGTACTACGTGTCAAACGGGATGAAGGCGAAATTCGATCATGCTCTGAAGTTCTGCACTGACACTGGAGGCAGTTTGGCTTTACCGAGAAGTGAAGCTGAAAATGTAGCTTTGTCTGTAATGCATGCAACTTTGGATTCAACCTACATACTACTCGGgacaacagacagagagacagagggtcAGTTTGTAGATCTGAACAAGAAACCTCTGACCTTCACCAGCTGGATGCCAAATGAGCCCAACAATCATCACGGGAATGAGGACTGTGTTGGTATTCACACTAATGCCAAGTGGAATGACCTACCCTGTGATTTAGACTACCATTTTGTATGTGAATTAACAATTTAG